The nucleotide sequence GGGGGTGAATCATGGCCGGAGCCGTACAGTGGACGCTACAGCTCGTTGACAGACTGACCGCCCCCGCCCGCAACGCGCAGAAGCGCCTGGAGCTGGTCGAGAAGACCATCAAGCGTGTCGAGGCGGCGACCCGACTTTCCGGCGGTGCCTTCGGGGGCTGGGCGAAGGCCGGGGAAAACTCCGCCCGCCGCGTAGACGCCGCCTTCAAGCGCGTGCAGAACCGGGTGGGGCAGACCCAACAGGGCTTTCAGGGGCTGACGCAGATGCTGGGCACTGCGGGGTTCGCAGTAGCAGGCGTGGGCTACGGCGTGGGCTACGCCGGAAAGTCAATCGTCGATGCCGCCGCCTATAAGCAGAACCAACTGCTCAGCCTCCGGGGAATGATGGAGGGGGACGCCAGCCGGGCCGCCAAGCTGTTTGAGGATGCTCAGCGGTTTGCGGCGGCCACGCCCTTCACCACCCGCGAGATTCTGGACGCCACGCGGCAGTCGGTGGCTATCGGCTTCGACCCCTCGCAGGCGATTCCCCTAGTCGAGTTGGCCGGGAAACTGAGCGTGGGATCGGGCAAGAGCATGGATCAGGTCATGGAAGCCTTCGCCGCGCTGCGCGGTGGCGACTTCGGGCAGGCGTTCGGGGTCGGCCAGGGCTTTTCCAACCTCAACATCAGCCGAATGGCGCTCAAGGCGGCGGGCCTCAAGTTCGGGGCCAATGGCGAGTACAAGGGCACCATTCAGGAGGGCATCAACGCCGTCAGCAAGATCATCAACAAACAGTACGGCAGCGCCCTCAAGGAGCAATCAAGCGCCCTGAGCGGCCTCGCTTCCACGCTCGCCAGTCGGCCCGAGGAATTGTTCATGTCGCTGGTGGACAGCAAGGGGTCGAGCAGGGCGCTCAAGCCGCTGCAAGACTTCATGGCGAACCTTGCGGAGTTGACCGACTTCAGCAAGGGGCCGGGTTCACGGATTCAAAAGCGGTTCGAGAAAAGCATGACTGGACTGTTCGGCGCCGTGTTCAACCCGCTGGCCGATGCGACGGGCGGGCAAAAAGGCGTGGACACCATCAACCGCATTCTTTCCAAGCTTGACGATTACGCGACGTGGTGGGAGCGCGAAGGCCCCCGCGTCATTGCGAACGCCAAAGGCTTCGGGGAGGGCCTCGCCGCTGGCGTCAACACAGCCCTGATTCCCGTGAAGCTGCTCGGCGCCAGCCTGGACAAACTGGACCGTCTGACCGGCGGTGAGGGCAGCGGCGGCATGGGCAAGGTGCTCGGGTTCATGGTCGGCGCGGGTGGCGTGGCGTGGCTCGCCAACCTGCTCAGCTTCGGCATGATCGGCAAGCTCGGCATGAAAGGCGGGCAGATGCTGATCGGAGCAATGAAGACCGGCATCAGCCGAGCAGGGCAGGCCATCCTCGGGCGCTCGTGGCTGGCCCGCACCTTCATGGGCAGCGTGCGCGGCGGTGGCCTGCTGGCGGCGCTGGGGCTGAAGGGCCTCGGCCCCAAACTGCTCGGGGGCCTGAAAACCCTCGGCCCCCGGATGCTCGGCTGGCTGGGCCGCCTCGCGCCGCTCGCGGCCCGGTTCGCGCCCTGGCTGGCCCGCATCGGCGCCCTGTTCGCAGGGTTGTCCAACCCTATCGGCTGGGTGGTCACGGCGGTGACGGCCATCGCGGGCCTCGGAGCCATTCTGTACCGCAAGTGGGAGCCGTTCCGGGACTTTATCGACGGCCTGGGCGACGGCTTCCGCAGCGCCGCCGACTCCGCCGTGCGGTGGTTCCAGAGCATTCCCTCCCGACTGGCTGGCCTGGGGGCCACGCTGTACGAAACCCTGTTGCCTGACTGGGTGCGTGACGGGCTGGCCCGCATCGGCGTGACCCTGCCTACCCCGCAGGTGGTGCAGCAGGCGGCGGCGGCAGTGCCCACCGGGCCGCAGCCCAAAACGCCGCCACTCACCCCCACGGGCGCAAATGCCTCGGTGTCGGCCCTGACCGGCGTGGCAGAGCGGCTCGGCATCGACCCGCAGGCGCTGCTCGCGGTGGCGTTCAAGGAAAGTGCGCTCAACCCGGCAGCCGTCAACAAGGCCAGCGGCGCGAGTGGCCTGATTCAGTTCCTGCCGTCCACGGCGCGGGGCCTGGGCACGACTGCCGAGGCGGTGCGCCGGATGTCGCCCACCGAACAGGCGCCCTACATCGAGCGTTACCTGCGCGAGGCGGGCGTGCGTCCTGGCGCGAGCCTTGAGCAGGTCTACGCCGCCGTGTTCGCGGGCAGCGCCAGCAAGACGGGCCGGGTGCTCTACACCACTGCCGACGGCAGGGCCTACAGCGACAACAAGGGGCTGGACCTCGACGGCGACGGCAAGATCACCAGCATGGAAGCGGCGCAGTCGGCGGGCAATGCCTGGGGCAAAGCGGCCCCGACGTTCGCCCCGAACATCACCATCAACGCCTACGGCCAGTTCTCGCCGCAGTTCGCCCAGGACGTGGGCGCAGCGGCAGGCGGCGCGGTGGGCAGCAGTCTCAACCTCTACGCCATCGAGCAGGGCGTGGGCACCCCCGGAGGTGGTCCGCAGTGAGCAGCAGCCCCATGACCGCCGCGAAGCTGCACGACGACCTGGTGCTGCTCGACGGCGGCAAGCGCTGGCCGGTGCCGGGCGCCAGCATGGTGCGCGTGACCATGAGCGCCAACACCGACAGCCAGGAACTGCCCGCCGACGGCAAGGCCGTGACGCAGCTCAACGAAGCGACGGGCGAAGTCGAGGTCAAGGTCACCATGTGGACCCCGGCGCAGTGGGACGCCTACCAGAGCCTGCTCGCCCACCTGCGGCGCGGCACGAAAAGCGGCCCGGCGGTGTTCACCAGCACGCATCCTGAAATCCGGGGCCGGCGCATCAAGCGGCTGTACTTCGTGAGCGAGGAGGGCGGCGGCTACAGCCCCAAAGGGGGCTACTCGGCCACCCTGAAATTCTCCGAGAAGCTCAAGGAAAAGGACAAGGCGACGGCGGTGGGCGACGCCGGGACCATCACGATTCCGGGCGGCGGCGCGAGTGGCGCAGGCGGCACCCCTGGCAACTGGGGCAGCGGCGGCACCACCACGGCGGCGGGGCAGGCGTCGGCAGACTCGATGCTGCGTTCGCTGGTGGCCCCGCCGGTGCCCCTGACTGGGGGCAACACCACCGCCACGCCCGGCTTCTGCTCGGCCTCGGTGCGGGTGCCCGCAACGGCGGCGGGTGTCCCTGCGGCAGTCTTCGGCGCCAGCGCCCGGGCCACCGAAGCCAACGCCAACCGCATGGGCCTGGGTCGCCCCTGGCAGCCCGGCGTGACGCAGGTGGGCGACATGATCGGGTTTGCCAACGACCCCAGCGGGTACGGCCACCTCGGTACCGTCGTCGGCTTCGACAAGAAGGACGGCATGCCGCTGGTGGCTGGCAACAACCTCGTGACCTACCGGCAAAAAGGCGGGCGATTCGACGGCGCGGGCCGACCGATTGACCGGCACATCGACTCGCGCGGCGTGGTCCGGCTCGATCAGCTCACCACGCCGAAGAGCCAGCCCACAACCATCATCCGACCCGGTGGCTGGGGCGCAGCACCGCCGAAGCCGAAGCCCCGGCCCATTGGCCCAGTGGCCCCGATTCCGCAGGGGATGCCGAGCCAGAACGTGCAGCCGCCCGCGCGCTGAGTCCTTTCCGCCCACACAGGAGGCCCCATGCCCCTACTTCAGATTTCCGGCATCCCTGCGGGGCCGCCCACGCTCATCATGCACCCGCTCAACGGCCGCCCCACCGCCAGTGTCCGCCTCGGCGCAACCGAGGTGCCCTGGCAGCCGGGCGACCAGGTGCAACTGCGCTTCGACCTCGAACAGGACTCGCCCCCGGATTGCCTCATGACCGTCGTGCGCGTCGGCCTGAGCGGGGGCTTTCTCTCTGCGCAGCTCGTCGGCGGCACGGGCGGCCTGGGCAAGGACATCGCGGCCAAGTGGTATCGGGACATCCCAGCGGAAACCGTGCTGCGAGAGATTTTGCAGGAGTGCGGCGAGCAGGTCGGCGAGTTGAACCTGCCCGGCACCCTGCCGGCATGGACCCGCCCCGCCGGTCCCGCGCACGAGGCGCTGCGGGCGCTGATGATGCGTTACCCCGACCGCATCTGGTGGATGGACCATGAGGGGAAGGTTCACGCCGATGTTCCGAAGTGGGAACCGTTTGACCCGGAGCTTCCCTTGGAGGAGTACGACGCCGCCCAGGGCCTGTATGTGGTGCCCTTTACGCCCCAGCTCACGGCCAACCGGCACGTCACCATGACGCGCGGGGAAGAGAAGGTGGAAAAACGCGTCACCCGCGTGGTCCACTCCATCACCGAAGTCTACGACTACCCGAAAAACCGCCTGCGCTTGCGCTCCACGGTCCACACGGGTGACGGGAAGGATCAGGGCATCGCGGGTCTGGAAACCGTCACGCAGCAGGCCACCCGCTGGACCGACTACTGCGGGCTGTACGCGGCGCAGGTGCTGCGGGACCACGGCAACCACACCCTCGACCTGCGGCCCGAGCATCCGCTGATGCCCGACATGACCGAGGTGCGGCTGCTGCAGCCGATTGCCGGGGCGAAGGTCAAGCTCAAGGCCGGGGCGACAGTCATGCTGGAGTTCCAGGCGGGCGACCCGGCGCGGCCCGTCGTGACCGGCTACGCAGCGGCCAGCCTCGAACGGTTCGAACTGGTGACCGGCAAGGGCCAGGGCATCGTGATCGACGACGACCGGGGACAAAAGTCGCCGGACGACGCCGAGTACATGCGCCCCCATATCAAAGTGCAGGACGCTGCCGGGCAACTGGTGGAGCTGTGGGCCGAAGACCGGAAAGAGTGCATCCGGGTCCGGGCGAAGGCTGGGCACGAACTGCTGATGGACTCCACGAAACTCGCGGAGAAGGTGTTCCTGCGCGACATGGCCGGCCAGGAACTGCTGATGGATTCCGCGAAGGGCAGCGTGCGGCTCAGCGGCCTGGGTGGAGTGCTGGACATCCTCAAGGGGGGTGACGTGACCCTGAAGGCCAATGCGAATCTGAACCTCCAGGCGAGCGGCAGCGCCACTGTGAACGGGGCGCGCATCAGCGTCGGCGGCGACACCCCGGTGGCCCGCGTCGGTGACACCGTGCAGGTCGATCCCGTCACCCACATCGGCACGATCACCAGTGGCAGCACGAAGGTAGGAAGCGGCTGATGGGCCTCCTGCACCCGCTGACGCAACTGGGGGCCAAATCCAGCCTCTGGGAACTGGTGGACCTCGGGCAACAGGTGGCCGGGGAGTTGGGCATTCCGGTCCCGCCCGAAGTGACGAAGATGCTGGACAAGCTGCCGAGCATCGCAGACGCGGTGGGCAGCGGCGACCCGCAACAGCTCCTGGGGCTGGTGGGGCCGGACATCGCGCAGGCGCTGGGGGCGCAGCTCGACGACCCGGTGCTGCAAAGCCTCGTGCGCGGTGATCTGGAAGGGGCGAAGGATTCTCTGCTCTCCTACGCGGGCAACCTCGTCAACATGAAACTAGACCTCGGCAGCCAGCTCCACGAGGCCCTGGGCGACCTGGGCGCCTTGCGGGACATGCGCGGCAAACTCAATGGGCTGTTGGACATCGCCCGTGACCTCCCCGGCGCACTGACCGACCTCACGGGGATGCCCATTCTCGGGGAAGCCCTGGAGCTCCTCGCACAGCACTCGCCCGAGCTGGCGCAGGTCATCCGCATGGCGAGCGAGCAGGCCAGCCGACTGGACAGCCAGATTCGCAGCGTCGAGAACCTCGTCGGGGACGTGACGCGAAAAATCGAGAGCGTGACGGACCTGAGAAGCCTCGCCGAACTCGCGGTCGGGGAACTCGATCAGCACATCGACGGCCTCGGCGACGTGTTCGGGGCCGCGAAATCCATCCTGGGGGCGATCAAATGACCGGCGATAACCTCGGCGTTGACTTCACCCTCCGCAGTGGCCTGGGGAGCGAATTGACTTCCGGCCTGCCCCTCCTCATTGAATCCCTCGCCCGGCGCCTGCGCACCCGCAAGGGCGCCCTCTGGTACGACCCCGACTACGGCTCTTACCTGCCCGAATACCTGGGCGAATCGTTTCAGGACGGGGGAGCGGAGGCGGCGGCCATCTGCGAACTCGACCTCGAAGAAGACCCGCGCGTGCTGAACGCGGATGCGACCGTGGAAGCGGTGCACCTGCGAGGTGTGAGTCTCCGGGCCAGCGTGACCACCCAGACAGGCGTGATTGACCTCGTCATCGAGGCGAGCAGCGCCCACACCCTCTACCCGCCAGAAATCGAGATCACCCCCTACGGAGTGGGGTAGGAGGCTGCATGGCACTATCTGACCTTATCCGCCCACGCAGCCGCGAGCAGGTCGTGCAGCGGATGCTCTACACCCTCGGCGCAGACCCGGCCCTCGGGGCCAACTTCGCGCCGACGAACTACGTGCCCGGCGACCCGCTCAGAACGCTGCTTGAACTTGCGGGCGAGGGCATCAGCGATGTGGACCGACTGGTGGCCGCGCTGGCCGAGGCGGGCTAC is from Deinococcus wulumuqiensis R12 and encodes:
- a CDS encoding transglycosylase SLT domain-containing protein, which encodes MAGAVQWTLQLVDRLTAPARNAQKRLELVEKTIKRVEAATRLSGGAFGGWAKAGENSARRVDAAFKRVQNRVGQTQQGFQGLTQMLGTAGFAVAGVGYGVGYAGKSIVDAAAYKQNQLLSLRGMMEGDASRAAKLFEDAQRFAAATPFTTREILDATRQSVAIGFDPSQAIPLVELAGKLSVGSGKSMDQVMEAFAALRGGDFGQAFGVGQGFSNLNISRMALKAAGLKFGANGEYKGTIQEGINAVSKIINKQYGSALKEQSSALSGLASTLASRPEELFMSLVDSKGSSRALKPLQDFMANLAELTDFSKGPGSRIQKRFEKSMTGLFGAVFNPLADATGGQKGVDTINRILSKLDDYATWWEREGPRVIANAKGFGEGLAAGVNTALIPVKLLGASLDKLDRLTGGEGSGGMGKVLGFMVGAGGVAWLANLLSFGMIGKLGMKGGQMLIGAMKTGISRAGQAILGRSWLARTFMGSVRGGGLLAALGLKGLGPKLLGGLKTLGPRMLGWLGRLAPLAARFAPWLARIGALFAGLSNPIGWVVTAVTAIAGLGAILYRKWEPFRDFIDGLGDGFRSAADSAVRWFQSIPSRLAGLGATLYETLLPDWVRDGLARIGVTLPTPQVVQQAAAAVPTGPQPKTPPLTPTGANASVSALTGVAERLGIDPQALLAVAFKESALNPAAVNKASGASGLIQFLPSTARGLGTTAEAVRRMSPTEQAPYIERYLREAGVRPGASLEQVYAAVFAGSASKTGRVLYTTADGRAYSDNKGLDLDGDGKITSMEAAQSAGNAWGKAAPTFAPNITINAYGQFSPQFAQDVGAAAGGAVGSSLNLYAIEQGVGTPGGGPQ